Proteins co-encoded in one Gossypium arboreum isolate Shixiya-1 chromosome 11, ASM2569848v2, whole genome shotgun sequence genomic window:
- the LOC108461452 gene encoding BOI-related E3 ubiquitin-protein ligase 1-like, with amino-acid sequence MAVQAQYPSNVLLLNRNGQEGNEFPLQQQAGGVFLDQSHSHMLFNNNNNNPRKRGREVAGAAITAPINSYSMQTQPPQLIELSQLHHPNVVSTGLRLSFGDQQQKLQQHQNQNQNQSYRQQQQQQQNLVSNSSVFASDDLVTQIKRQRDELDHFLQAQGEELRRTLAEKRHRHYRALLEAAEESVARRFREKEAEVEKAKRRNVELEARAVQLGAEVQVWQAKAKAQEVTAASLQAQLQQAIMNGGAGLTQEDSRRGGEEWRKCAGGESEAQAEDAESAYVDPERVVSAASGPCCKACRTRAAAVVLLPCRHLCLCTECDRVAQACPLCLTFRNSSVEVFLS; translated from the exons ATGGCCGTTCAAGCTCAATACCCTTCTAATGTTCTTCTTTTAAACAG AAATGGACAAGAGGGGAATGAGTTTCCATTGCAGCAACAAGCAGGAGGAGTTTTTCTCGATCAATCCCATTCTCATATGTTgttcaacaataataataataatccacGCAAAAGAGGAAGAGAAGTTGCAGGGGCGGCAATAACAGCGCCGATCAATTCATATTCCATGCAGACTCAACCGCCTCAGCTGATCGAGCTTTCTCAACTCCACCATCCAAATGTAGTCTCCACCGGCCTCCGCTTATCTTTTGGCGATCAACAACAAAAGTTACAGCAACATCAAAATCAGAACCAAAATCAAAGCTATCGGCAACAACAACAGCAGCAAcaaaatcttgtttcaaattcCTCTGTTTTTGCATCCGATGATCTGGTCACTCAAATCAAACGCCAGAGAGACGAATTAGACCATTTTCTTCAAGCCCAG GGCGAGGAATTACGACGTACTTTAGCGGAGAAAAGGCATAGGCATTACCGTGCGCTACTAGAGGCAGCGGAGGAATCGGTAGCGAGGAGGTTTAGAGAAAAAGAAGCGGAAGTGGAGAAAGCAAAGCGCCGGAACGTGGAGTTAGAGGCACGTGCGGTGCAACTTGGCGCGGAGGTACAGGTTTGGCAGGCGAAAGCCAAGGCACAAGAGGTGACGGCGGCTTCGTTACAAGCGCAGCTCCAACAGGCCATAATGAACGGAGGAGCTGGTTTGACGCAGGAAGATAGCAGGAGAGGTGGGGAAGAATGGCGGAAGTGCGCCGGCGGGGAATCAGAGGCGCAGGCGGAGGACGCCGAGTCAGCTTACGTGGATCCGGAACGTGTCGTATCAGCTGCTTCTGGCCCATGTTGCAAAGCGTGTAGGACACGTGCCGCGGCGGTGGTGCTGCTGCCTTGTCGGCATCTTTGCTTGTGTACGGAGTGTGACCGAGTGGCTCAAGCTTGCCCGCTTTGCCTCACCTTCAGGAATTCTAGCGTCGAGGTTTTTCTTTCttga